TCAGACCTCGTAAGAAATGGGACACAAAGAAGTGATCATCATAGGTGGGATGATGCATCACCACCTCATACTGCAGCTCTTCGAATTGCTCACAATATTCATCGACATAGCCACGTTGGTTGAACTGCAGGAAAGCCTTCATCGACTTGCATTCAGAATCGGCCCCAAATTTGCGCTCCACATCAGTGATGAACACCGGCCATTCCAGCACAGCATGGTGAATGTCTGCAACCAGAGTGTTGCCTTCCCATCCATGTGCAATGTCACGGAAGTGAGCCAAAGGGTTGGATGAATGTTGAAGACCCGGAAATAATCCAAGCACTTGTCGCACCACACTCGTGGCTGAGCACCATCGAACCGGGGAAAAGAAATCTTCGGCAGAGGCGTGCGATGAGCACCCTGCAGCTCTGGTCTACCGCCACCATgtgcgccaccgccgcccagCGCGCCACCCCTCAAGATACTAAGACCACCCCCAGCGCCACCAGTAGGTCTACCGCCGCCAGCACCTGCCTCCAGATATTGCATCTCCGACAATGACCCAGGGGAATGCTCGTGATGAGCCGAACAGGTGCCCTTACCATGAGGATGATGAATCGAGGGGTCAGGATCGTCCTCGTCGATTGAACGCTCCTGCCTCAACCAAGCCAGATCGTGCATCTGCTCTGCCAGTTGGCCCGCCAAATCCTGAAAACGATGAGCCGCGGCATCATGAAGCTGATGGCTGCTCTGGACTGCCTGTGCGGTGAGGTCCATCTGCGCCGTCCTCTGTTTCTGGGTCCTAGCGGTCAGTTTTGGGGGTAAATCTGATGAAAAtcttaaatggggtaaaatcTGGTACACCTTTTTCTAAATGGGGTAAGTTTTGAAAATTCCCACTAAATGGGGCAATTGGTGTAAAAAATCTCAAGTAGAGgataaaaaatggaatttgCTCAAACGTTAATCGAGAAATTTATGCTGTTACActtttagtatttttttaggtGAAGCCACAATAATTTAATATTTGTTATTGCTTTTATTACAGAAGAATGAGATCTGGACCTCGAgttttgttgattttctttctgttCATGGTGGTGAGGGATTGTTCCGAGCTGTGGCAAGAAGCATAGCTGATAAATGAAGCCTGTCTGTTGAAGAAGACAAGAAAGACGACTTGGAGATGTTTCCTGAGGACTGGTTGTAGATAGTAGCCTGGATCAGTCGTCGTCTTCTCCATCGATTAATTCATCTGTCTGTCGTTCTAGCAGAACGATTTTGTTCATCTGTTCGAGTCAATATTCTGCCTTCAATTTTGTCACGTACTATCTGCGTTCATGTGTAACCCACCATCGATACAAACAAATGAATTCGATTGCCTCCTGTAAAAAAATGATGATCGATCGGTCCCGactcataattttttttttaatttgtacgTTTCTTATGCCATTGAATCGATCTAGGGTTCAAAATATCACCTTCAATTAGGTGGATCTCAACTAATTGATGATCTCAATGTCTGTTCGATCGGGTCACGCATGCAAGCAAGTGTGCAATGGTCTGGCTCAACTGTGACGTCCCCGAAAACGACGTAGTATCAAATTCCCCTAAAAACACTCTCATTGGGCAAAAACTACATCGTCCGTGAATCACATTAACTAGAATTTAACTTTGGAAGATGGGTTTTCAGATAAGTTTCCTACTTGCTGGAAAAAGCTGGTCCGTTTGGACAAGTTTCCACTGGCCTTGCTAAGTTGCTCAAAGGAATCTCTGTTTCCTTGCTCAGCCGGTTACACTGAGCAGTATCGGAAATACTCCAACCACACCTCTCTTTTTGTTTGTGGTCCTTGACGATCTTTTTGTTTGTGGTCCTTGACGATCAAGGAAGGACAAGAACATCATCAAATTCTTCAGTCTTTTTACTTCTCAGTTCTCTGAGCTAAAACAACCATTTTAAGCGAAAATTCCTAATGGATCATGGTATCCAGGGCTCCTGGTATTCTGTACCTTCGTTTTCCCATCCGATGGCCAACCTAGACCGGTCATTTTCCCATCCGATGGCCAACCTGGACCGGTCCACAGTACAATACCCACTCTATATCGTATAGCCCGGTATTCCGCGAGTCCACTGACAAAGATGCGAGTCCACTGACAAAGATTGTTGCTTTTTCAGTCCTGGTCCGGCCCATTCCTTTTCGCGGCCGCCCAGGATGACAGTccaatttttcaaaaaggtACAGCAGATACTCGTAGTAGAACCGACGAAGAAGGAGACGGTGGCATGGCCGGGGTGATGCGGGGAAAGCGCTCGCGGTCAAGGCCGTCGGGTTCCGCTACGGTCGCCAAGGTGGGGAGAAATCAAATCAATGAAATTTCAGAGCATCTGGCCGTTGCCGCTGCCGAGACGGGAAGAGGGAGATCTGGTCGTTGCCGCTGCCGAGACGCGCGTCACCGTCGGTTCCAGATGCTATCATGCTGTACCGAAGCGGAGGAGGAAACGGCCGCCACCGGATCTGCaaccgccggccatggaggacGAAGAGCCGGTCGGCGCGGGAGGAGCCCATGGCCAGGACACGCACGTCgcctgctgcggcggcgcccaccGCGGCGTGGATCGGGAGCGAGGGTGGGGGTACGTGTATCAGGTGGACCGGCCCAGGAGAGGGTCTCGGGGGTTGAGAGATGGACCGGCCCAGGAGGTCAATACGGTGTACTGGACCAAAAGTAACCCGGTATACACGACACTCCGAGAATCCTGGATCACGGGCGCCAAAAATCCGAGTCCCATTTTAAGTCTTTACCCTGTCTATTTAGATTCGTTGCAGTATCAATCCTCTTATCTCCCCAGTCTATAATGTAATCATGTTTCCACTGAAACGAGATGGCAGGCAAGAAATCGGATACGGGGCAGTGATGGAACGGCCGATCTGGAGCGAAAGCCAGGAGAGCGCTGCTGTGAAGCCCAGAACACTTTTGCTCGTGacttttaaaaatagatacatccatatttaggcaaatttgatgcaagaatttaagattggagggagtaatactcACTTCCCTCCTACTTTCTCTTTACTATTCACCTCCAGGAGTGCGTTCTTCTGATTCCGATCCCCTCCTTGATCTCAGGCCCATTGGAAAAGTACACAATATCATGGGTGTTGGCCGGACCGATCATGAGTTAAACAAATCATCATCCATCGCCATCCACAGTCAATCCCGCCACAAGTAAGATACTACTCTTTttttccataaagattggtaCGGATTTAACCAATCTTTATGCAATGAAGGGAGTACGatcgaaggaagaagaaatgaaAGGAGGCAGTAATCAGGAAAGGAACAAGAAGCACCGAAAATGACATGCCCACCGTTGTTCAGTCACGCTAAGAAGCACCGACACGGCTAGCAATGACGGCCCGTACCTTATCATCAGCATGTGCACATGTGCTGTTAACAACGGAAACAGTGTACACGGTAACAAATTCTTGGCCGATTTTACCGTCCAATCATTTTCTTGTGATAATGCAGTAGTATCCTTCCAACGTTAAGTTATCTTCCTGATCAGACGTCGCTTGCCAGGATCAACATAAATAGCAAAATCCAATCCCTTACTTGTAAGCTATAGGCATGTGCATTGATCCATTGACACTAGCTAAGCTTCAGAGGGAAGCGTCGAAACCCTTTATTTTTGTTACGTCGGGTTCACTGGAACAGCATGGGTAAGTACACGAGGTCTGGAAAGCGAGGGCTCCATCGATCGTCTCCACCGGTGAGAGTGGCAGGCAGAGCACATATACCAATCCTCTGTGCCAAGCAATCTCATCCATCTCaggcaagaaaagaaaagaaaagaacaataaTCTGCGCTGCATTTGGATATCATTTCGGACTTGCACGTGGCCGATCAGGTGAcagacggcgacgacgacagAATAATGTCCGTGAGAAGTTTCTATCCACTGTGCGAGCTTAAAGCGGCAGCAccagagaaaaaagaagataaagaGAGACCAGCCAAGCCAGCCAGTGTTTGGATGAATCGGATACTTTCGGTACTATTAATGTAAGATGACGAAAACAAAAAACGGAAGAAAGAGCAAACTCCAGCTACAAATTGGGCCCCGTGCATGCTTCAAACCATCACATCGATCACTCACTCCATCAGCAGGAGATCGACCAGGAGTTGGTCGACCAATTGGTATCCATGGTGAACCGCGCGCACTTCGtcatcctcgtcctcgcctACCGCCTCCTGGTATCCCTCTCAGCCGAAGCACAGCAGTCCAAAGAGGTAGTCGTAGCAGAATTATTGCTGTTGGATTTGCGCATGCACGCATCTCTCTGAAATGCAAGAATCGAAGTACTCTTTCTTGTTGCGTACTTGCGTATACGGCGAGTTGTTGGAAATGTTATCCTGGTAATTTTGTTTCCTAAAACTAATGTCGGGTCTATCTGCAATCGGTGCAGTCGTATGTCGTCTACAtgggtggaggcggcggccgcgacgcGGAGGCTGCGCGGGCGGCCCACCTGCAGATGCTGTCGTCCGTGGCGCCGAtgagcggcgaggaggagcgggcGTCGTCCACGCTGACGCACAGCTACCACCACGCGTTCGAGGGGTTCGCCGCCGAGCTCACcgtggaggaggccgccgcgctGGCCGGTTCGATCGGCTCCCACGTCcgttatttattttgttgattAGCTTGCGGTGATTAATGCTGGGTTTTTGTTGGGTTCTTGCATTACTGGATGTGCAGCGCACGAGCGGGTGGTTTCGGTGTTCCGGGACCGCACGCTGCAGCTGCACACGACGCGGTCGTGGGACTTCCTCGACGCGCAGTCCGGCCTCCGGCCCGACCGCCTCGCCGCCCGGGCCTCCGCCGACGTCATCATCGGCGTCATCGATTCCGGTATTACGAATGCGCAGCCGTGATGACTCGTGACGCTTACGCACACACAGTGGCTGCAACTGTTctgacgcgcgcgcgcgcgctttGTTGATTTGGTCTGTCGCCGTCGTCAGGTGTCTGGCCGGAGTCGCCGAGCTTCAACGACGTCGGGATGGGGGCCGTGCCGGCCAGGTGGCGCGGCGTGTGCATGGAAGGCCCGGACTTCAACAAGACCAACTGCAACAAGTACTGTAGTAAACACTTTCACTTGCTTCTAACTTTCTGGGTGGGGAAACTTATCGTGACATTACATTGTGCGCCCGCGCGCAGGAAGCTCATCGGCGCGCGCTACTACGGGAACGAGCCCGGCGGGTCCAAAGCCACCGTCAAACCCCCGTCGACAACCGCGACGGACTCGCCGCGTGACACGGACGGGCACGGCACGCACTGcacgtcgacggcggcgggcgcggcggtgTCCGGCGCGGACTACTACGGGCTGGGCCGCGCCGGCCCAGCCAGGGGCGGCGCGCCGGGGAGCCGGGTGGCGGCGTACAGGGCGTGCATCCTGGGCGGGTGCTCCGGGTCGGCGCTGCTCAAGGCCATCGATGACGCCGTGAGCGACGGCGTGGACGTGATCTCCATGTCCGTCGGCGTCAGCTCCGCGTTCCCGGACGACTTCCTCTCCGACCCCATCGCGATCGGCGCCTTCCACGCGCACCGGAGGGGCGTCCTGGTCGTCTGCTCCGCCGGCAACGACGGGCCCGTCCCTTACACCGTTGTTAATGCCGCCCCCTGGATCgtcaccgtcgccgcctccaccaTCGACCGTGCCTTCCAGTCCAGCATCGTCCTCGGCAACGGGAACGTCGTCAAGGTACCCCACTATTGGTCTCATTGCACACACCATATACTGCGCTATCACCATTGCCTTTGCTTTGTTTGATCCACGGGCCATGGCATGTCAGGGCATCGGCATAAACTTCTCCAACCAGAGCCTGGGCGGAGAGCACTACCCTCTGGTGTTCGGGGCACAGGCGGTAGGCCGGTACACGCCGGTGGCGGAGGCAAggtacgtactccctccgttccataaaggttggcacggatttgaactcagttcaaatccgtgccaacctttatggcacggaggtagtagtataCATACTCCATGAATGGCTAGCTGCAAATTGGTCGAAACTGATTGGTGTCGCCAAGTGCATTTGCAGCAACTGTTATCCGGGATCGCTGGACCCGGAGAAGGTGCGTGGGAAGATCGTGGTGTGCGTGGGCAGTACGGGCACGATGATGGCGTCGCGGCGGGTGAAGAAGGTGGTCGCCGAGGGGAGCGGAGCGAGCGGGCTGGTGCTCATCGACGACGCCAAGATGGACGAGCCGTACGACGCCGGCAGCTTCGCCTTCTCCCAGGTGGGCAGCCACGTCGGGGCGCAGATCCTCGACTACATCAACTCCACCAAGTGAGTAGCCAAATACTGCACTCGAATTTTAAACTGGACTTGTCAGTAATGTAATGTCACGTTCGGTCACGTTTATACGGTTCATCTTTCGCTGATTCAGGAACCCGACGGCCGTGATCCTTCCGACCGAGGACGTCAACGAGTTCAAGCCGGCACCGACAGTGGCGTCCTTCTCGGCGCGTGGCCCTGGCGGGCTCACTGAATCCATCCTCAAGGTAAAACTGATGAATTCTCTGTCGTTTTAAAGCAAAAAAGAGCAATGATTAGCCCTGTCGAAGGGCGATTCAGCTGGCATTGGTAGCTCTGAATTTCTGATGGCGGTATTTGGGTGGCAGCCTGACTTGATGGCGCCCGGGGTGAGCATCCTTGCCGCCTGGGTGCCGCCGCCGAACCCGGCGGTCGTGCCCGCCGGCAAGAAACCGTCTGCCTTCGCCTTCCTGTCCGGCACCTCCATGGCCTGCCcccacgtcgccggcgccggcgctttCCTCAAGTCGGCCCACCCGGGCTGGACGCCGTCCATGATCAGATCAGCTCTCATGACCACAGGTATATTTCCTCTCTACAAATCAAGCACGGAGTACTAAAAGCGAAGGATTTGGGGTTTTGCATTTCTAAATCTAACCATCTTGGTGAATTGCAGCGACGACGAGGGACAACCTCGGGCGGCCGGTGGCGAGCAgcacgggcggggcggcgacggggcaCGACATGGGCGCCGGCGAAATCAGCCCGCTGCGCGCGCTCAGCCCGGGCCTGGTGTTCGACACCACGGACAAGGACTACCTCGACTTCCTCTGCTACATGGGCTACGACGACAAGGCCGTCCGCACCGTCTCCGGCGACGCCCGCTTCGCCTGCCCCCGCGGCGGGGCCTCGCCTGACCGCATCGCCACGGGCTTCAACTATCCGTCCATCTCCGTGCCGCGGCTCCTAGCCGGGAAGCCGGTCGCCGTGTCGCGCACCGCCATGAATGTGGGCCCGCCGAACGCCACGTACGCGGTGGTCGTCGAGGCGCCGTCCGGCCTGTCGGTGACGGTGGCGCCCGAGCGGCTGGTGTTCTCGGACCGGTGGACCACGGCGGCGTACGTGGTGAGCTTCGCGAGCCAAGCCGGGGCCAGCAAGGGGTACGCGCACGGCGCCGTCACCTGGTCGGATGGCGCGCACTGGGTGCGGACGCCCTTCGCGGTGAACGTCGTGTGATTGATTGCGTTTGCGTATTCGTTGTTTCCTCTCGTTTTGTTTTGGGGAGATTTTTCTTGGTAATTTTGAGTGCGTTTGATCGATATGAAAccgttcaattttttttagagccaAACCGTTCAATTTTTTGTACCTACAGTTTTGAATAAATTGCACTGGAAATCATGGGAGGGCTCACGATTTTGAGGAGATAGCTCCTCTGACGTACGTTCTGCCTGACGGTGGCTGACGTGTGGGACCCACGGGTCAGGCAGTCCCCCACG
The Brachypodium distachyon strain Bd21 chromosome 2, Brachypodium_distachyon_v3.0, whole genome shotgun sequence genome window above contains:
- the LOC100843764 gene encoding CO(2)-response secreted protease isoform X1 codes for the protein MVNRAHFVILVLAYRLLVSLSAEAQQSKESYVVYMGGGGGRDAEAARAAHLQMLSSVAPMSGEEERASSTLTHSYHHAFEGFAAELTVEEAAALAAHERVVSVFRDRTLQLHTTRSWDFLDAQSGLRPDRLAARASADVIIGVIDSGVWPESPSFNDVGMGAVPARWRGVCMEGPDFNKTNCNKKLIGARYYGNEPGGSKATVKPPSTTATDSPRDTDGHGTHCTSTAAGAAVSGADYYGLGRAGPARGGAPGSRVAAYRACILGGCSGSALLKAIDDAVSDGVDVISMSVGVSSAFPDDFLSDPIAIGAFHAHRRGVLVVCSAGNDGPVPYTVVNAAPWIVTVAASTIDRAFQSSIVLGNGNVVKGIGINFSNQSLGGEHYPLVFGAQAVGRYTPVAEASNCYPGSLDPEKVRGKIVVCVGSTGTMMASRRVKKVVAEGSGASGLVLIDDAKMDEPYDAGSFAFSQVGSHVGAQILDYINSTKNPTAVILPTEDVNEFKPAPTVASFSARGPGGLTESILKPDLMAPGVSILAAWVPPPNPAVVPAGKKPSAFAFLSGTSMACPHVAGAGAFLKSAHPGWTPSMIRSALMTTATTRDNLGRPVASSTGGAATGHDMGAGEISPLRALSPGLVFDTTDKDYLDFLCYMGYDDKAVRTVSGDARFACPRGGASPDRIATGFNYPSISVPRLLAGKPVAVSRTAMNVGPPNATYAVVVEAPSGLSVTVAPERLVFSDRWTTAAYVVSFASQAGASKGYAHGAVTWSDGAHWVRTPFAVNVV
- the LOC100843764 gene encoding CO(2)-response secreted protease isoform X2; its protein translation is MVNRAHFVILVLAYRLLSYVVYMGGGGGRDAEAARAAHLQMLSSVAPMSGEEERASSTLTHSYHHAFEGFAAELTVEEAAALAAHERVVSVFRDRTLQLHTTRSWDFLDAQSGLRPDRLAARASADVIIGVIDSGVWPESPSFNDVGMGAVPARWRGVCMEGPDFNKTNCNKKLIGARYYGNEPGGSKATVKPPSTTATDSPRDTDGHGTHCTSTAAGAAVSGADYYGLGRAGPARGGAPGSRVAAYRACILGGCSGSALLKAIDDAVSDGVDVISMSVGVSSAFPDDFLSDPIAIGAFHAHRRGVLVVCSAGNDGPVPYTVVNAAPWIVTVAASTIDRAFQSSIVLGNGNVVKGIGINFSNQSLGGEHYPLVFGAQAVGRYTPVAEASNCYPGSLDPEKVRGKIVVCVGSTGTMMASRRVKKVVAEGSGASGLVLIDDAKMDEPYDAGSFAFSQVGSHVGAQILDYINSTKNPTAVILPTEDVNEFKPAPTVASFSARGPGGLTESILKPDLMAPGVSILAAWVPPPNPAVVPAGKKPSAFAFLSGTSMACPHVAGAGAFLKSAHPGWTPSMIRSALMTTATTRDNLGRPVASSTGGAATGHDMGAGEISPLRALSPGLVFDTTDKDYLDFLCYMGYDDKAVRTVSGDARFACPRGGASPDRIATGFNYPSISVPRLLAGKPVAVSRTAMNVGPPNATYAVVVEAPSGLSVTVAPERLVFSDRWTTAAYVVSFASQAGASKGYAHGAVTWSDGAHWVRTPFAVNVV